The region CTATTATCTGAACGTTTGATTCTGAAaaatgagagacagagatataaacGGGGTGTATAATCTTACAGGATTTAAATAGGTCTAAGAGCAGGTACAATACTATAGCACTAACATAATCTACTGATTTACCCATTGTGATACCAACACTGTGTTCTTTGAAAACAAACAGTACAAATGTTTCTATGTGAACTCTGTGCTACTTACAGACAGACAAATGACGTTGTGATTTCGGTCCTTGTCTGAACACTGAACTAATGCATGTCTGAACACTGAACTAAAAAATACATTATGAAATGAATAAGGGAAATAACTTGTGTAATCTTATACACAACATTTGAGTATTTTCTTGCTCCTTTCACTTCAGTGTTGTTTCCTTGTCTGGCTCACTCTAACTATGACCTACTTAACTGTCCAAATGTTTTTCCATGGGAAACTTTCCATAGATAATTAAGAAAATTAAAGTTGGGCATtttccagagtgtgtgtgtcggtgtgtgtgtgtgtgtgtgtgtgtgtgtgtgtgtgtgtgtcggtgtgtgtgtttcctgcacTCTGGCTAGGGTTTAATAGGAACCTGGAGGCAGACCATCTGGCCTTGTTAGAGCCTTTGTTACCATTCCCTGAGACTGCAGGGTTACCTGGATACAGTCTCAGAGGTTTTCATTAAGTCTGTGTCTATGTAATGAAATGATTAGCCACGGCAGACAGGAACAAGGCCAAGTAAGCATCAAGGCTTTTATGAGCTGTGTGTTCCATTTAAGGTCACAAGGAATCTGCTTTTCCACTCACTGACATATCACTGCCAGTCTTCTGTTCTGGTTAAGAAAACAATAAGAGGGAACATTCACACTTTACTCAGCATCAACACAACATTATTTTAGGTCAACTCAATGTAAAGAGCTAATCAAATATATGAAGTCAGTTTGAATAAGATTGGTTTTAAGTTCCTCTTACACTGCTATCAGCAGCAGTGGGTATTTGTGTTTacatgagagaaaaagagagtgtgagagagtattTGTGTTAGCTTGGGAAGAAAGAACGAGTGACTGTAGAATGGGATagagagtttgagagagagagggagaatgtttGTATTGGTAATTGACAAAGCAGGGTGACATTTGTGTGAAAAGCCGCTGCTGAGTGAACGCTGACTGAGTCATGCTCTGTTAGTGGCCTGTGGCTCTCTCCTTCTGCTGGGGTCAGCCAACAATGACAGGGGCCTCTCTCCTTTAAGCACCCAGCTGCCTGCACAAGGAGAGGAGATAGCATTTAACATTGGCCTCCTTCGGTCCCCATGCCCTTATGAAGTCTTGGCCTGTCAGTGACATCAACATGGGTCAGTGACTGAGGCTGAGGGAGAATACAGtagggttgagagagaggggctgtgtggggGGATGGAAGGGTCTGTCTGGGATAAAGTGTTGAATGTAATGTCTATTGCCAGCATTATTTTATAGGGTGTGTCTGATAATAATTCAAGTAACTCTGACACTAAAGTAACATAGTCCTTCAAATATTGTGAATATTTTTGGTAAAAGTTTCTCTGGGATTAGACCTCCTGTAAGTAAAAAGCCACAGGGAAGTTGAAATCTCTGTCAACAAAATTTGCAGAAAGTATTGTATTTAGAATGAAGGCAAATAAATCATTAGAGTGGTTTGTTCACataaaaaagtgttttattttaGTGTTAAAAGCAGGAATGTCTGAATAGTAAACTAATCCAGTATGTGTTGGCAGAGTGTGAGTTTTTTGGGAAAATCTTTGGACAGCTCAGGAAGGCAGAGATTTGAGATATACAATGGAACAGTGTCTGGACTCTGAACAGTCTCTAAAGTGATGTTTTGGAAGCTTGCAAAGTAGGGCAGTGGGGCAAATTATTTATGAGTACTGTAATGTGCTCTATTTGGCCTAGTGGGCCAGCAGGATAAATGGTGAACAAACAAGGGAGACGGGTTTCAATGCTGCTACTGTACAGGGAGATTGTTCCTTTTTTCTTTCGCTGCATTTATTTGTTCTTTCCATGTATCCTGCAGCCTATAATCTGATTGGCAGGGCAGTTCTATGCTGCCAAAGGAGGAGATCAAGTCTTACCACCATAAAAAAAAGATTGGAAAAAACTGATCAGTGATCAGTATAACAAGGCCCTTGGTGACCAAGTCTAGAGTAACAACTTCATGGTTCTTCCTCTGTTTCATTTAACACAGGGTTCAGATCAGAAGATCCAAAAAGAACCAGATATATTATTTACCAATCAAAACATTTATTAAGCTACTCAAATATCAGGAGAAACCATAAGTTATTCAAATCAAACTGCGTTGTATGACCCTCACTATAACTTAATTAAAATGAGTAGCATTCAGTGCCAAATAGGCCTGATCTATTTGAGCATGTACACCTTTAGAAAAAGTTTTTTTTGGCTGTCCATAAGAGAAAcgtttttggttccatgtaggacTCTCAGTGGAACTGGGTGGTGTCACACTTGTCCCCCATCCCTagaaaacacagctgattaaagtaattgcattctaaactgaagatcatgattagttgattattggagtcaggtgtgttagctgggactggggcaaaagtgtgacaccacaCAGGTTCGAAGGACTGGAGTTGCCATTCCCTGGATTAGAACAGGGACACAAAGGCCATTTATTAGACTACTAATTGAGTTTTGGGATTAGTAATCAGTTAAATTACCTGCAGCAGGCTCATATTGTTGTACAGAGACAACATTGATTCATTCATTTGCAGTGTCACGCAACAGGTGCTCAAACTTGGTCCCAATGGATAAAGCTTGTTttctgcagtggtggaaaaaatacaaaatggtcatacttgagtaaaagtaaagataccttaatagacaATGACAAGTGAaagtttaaatatacttaagtatcaaaagtaaatgtaattgctaaaatgtacttaagtttcaaaagtaaaagtataaatcatttcaaattccttatattaagcaaagcaggtGGCACcatttttaaaattgttttatttaatggatagccaggggcacactcagacaatttacaaacgaagcatttgccagatcagagtcagtcgggatgaccagggatgttctcttgataagtatgtGAATCAGACCATTTTActgtcttgctaagcattcaaaatataaggagtacttttgggtgccagggaaaatgtatggagtaaaaagtacataattttctttaggaatgtagtaaaagttgtcaaaaatataaatagtaaagtacagatagcaACAAAAACACTGTACACACCTGTTTTTATGCATGGAGCTAGGTTGGCTCTAGGACCTTGAAGATGCTGGCGCAGCCGCACGATACTGCAAATGGGATTTCCTTGTCCAAGAGAGGCTGTTTACGAAGAAAGCTCTACTCCCTTCGACAAGAAAGGGCTGATCTGCAGATGGGAGCAGTTTGTCTGAATTATTCAGCATAGGCTTCCACACAAAGTTATTTTTGGGGTTGAGAAATAGCCTATCAATTTAATTTTCGTGCATATTGTTTTCGTTTGAATTAATCCTATAAATTCTACAGTATGTTTTTGTCGTTGCACTTTGTTTTGCTGAGCGTCGCTTTTGTGGACAGCGCATCCATTGTGGAAGGTAACATTCATATGACTGAAAATCAATGCCTTTGTTCACATTAGTCCACATTATCCGATAGAATGTGTGCATTTGTTACTTAATTAATGTGCAATGCTTTGTTGAAAAAGTTATCATCCTATTTTCAGTTTAAAATGTGGATTTTATAGTTCCGTCATTGTATAGGATCTGAGAAATGTCTAAGCAGTTGCAAAATAAGTtagaaaatgtatttgtttacaaCAAGAAGATTCAATAatacatgttttgttgatttaTTATTAAGCATAATTGCGACACTTCAATGGGAATTCCTTTTTGAATGTATGGCATTGTGGAAACATCAGACATTCCACATTTAGTATGTTTTATTTGCTGGTAATTTATCCTCTTAATTTTCAATAACATTTTTCCATAAATCACTGAATGTGTCCCCAGACTGCATCAGATTCAATGGTGTGGAGTACAGAGGGGAGCAACAGAGCTCTTCCGCAGGACAAACCTGTCTAAACTGGACCAACACAACCCGGGACTATGATGTAATGGCATATACCGATTCACAAATGGGTAAATTACATTACACAATCACACATGTAATATGCCATCAAATTTATGTTTCATTGATTTGACACAAGTTTATCATCTGCTACCATTGCTGTGGTGTTCACTACAAGTGCCATGATTTAAATGTCACTCACATTTGTTTTAATGGTACACAGTTTGTTTGGTTATAGATGTTATTTAGAGAGTATAACTGCAGGCTctagtctctctgtgtgggttatAGTTCAAACCTGACCTTGCTAATATCTGAATCTTGTTGGCAAAATACCTACCCAGAGTATGCATTTCAGTAGTACAGTATATCAAAGATgtcacatgcatatacacacacacgtttgtttttaCTATCCTTTTGGGGACCAAACAGTTGATTcccattaaaaatcctattttccctaatgCTAAACCTAACTTTAACCCCTAGTCCTAACCTTAATTGTAACCCTGAActtaagcctaaaatagccttttccttgtggggaccagcaacatgtccccacttgtcagaatgttccttgttttactatccttgtgaggacttggTTGATGTGTCCTTTTCTTTATGCTCTGTAGGCGTTGGGGACCATAACTACTGCCGTAACCCAGACTCCTCTGAGAAGCCCTGGTGCTACGTGACTGGCCTAGACGCACAGGCCCAGAGACAATCATGTGCCATTGACACCTGCAAAGGTatttagctaggtttccatccaactggCAACATGATTTCATGTGACTATTCTAAAAGCTGCATAAAGAAAATATGCACTTTTTCTCACCAGTGGCAggtttccaccaaactgacttgttgcagataaaaatcagttcgtgatgacatagtgcacacacAATgtactgtgcacacacacaatgtactttttcacttaagttttcatgtgccaaataaaaatctaaagttcaatgcgTTTCCAGCGCATTTTCAATGCTACTGATAGTTttgtcatgtcaccagaataagaccctcaatatttattggaaaggagcatcaagatcactgtgcactttcaccaccctgtgaagttcatcattaatttaatctgtagcctaataaactgcattgttcaagtttactttgatatgatggttgTTATATCAATTTTTGGTGTTTCCACTGCCATTATTCACAATTTTTTTTGGACAAATATCGCACAATGTCGAACGAACGATCtgtcggcatttataaaattgtaccgaaacttcctgtttccatcacagctgtcacaAACGTGGTTACTGAAATGCATACAGTGCACAGGTGAACGGACTACAttgggaaaatgtatgtaaaatgctGTTTAAACATAGCTGCGACGGAGTGAATAAATATTGTGCAGACATTGAAATGTAGGTCAAGGCTGGGCAAAATGCATTACTGGATAGGAAAAAGACTGTCGCCTCAGCCCTTCCCTAAATTGAGTCTCGATGCAGTTCTTGGAAAAGGGTGTCACTGTATTTGGGGAATGTCTGTCTTTAAAGagatcaaatgtaaatgtttttctgAGGCTCTTTCTAACCCTGTGAATGTTATTATTAAATCCAAAGTGAGAGTCGAAGTGGTATGGTGGGACTCCTCCCCCCCCAGAGTGGGCCGTGAGAACAAAGAAAACACATGGCTCCCCTCAGTTTCTTTCTTGGGAACCTAGAGTGTATTTATTCTCATGAGGAAGCTAGAGCACTTTTTCCGTAATTTTTTGAcggtatattattttatagttatTCAACAATTTATACAAGAACTGCTGCAAAATTGTTGAGATCCTATTaaagtattctaattcctaattctttGTGCACAATGTTCAAATAAGACAGCTAATTAGGCACCTCTAGAGAAATATCTTATCCCTGTGGGAGAAGAAAAGACTAGGCCAGTTTGTCAGTTAATCCACTTTGAGGATGTTTCCTGGGGTTTGACCTTTGCTCTCACATTGTCTGGGAAGGCGGTGCATGTCAAGCAATAACAAGGGCCCTGTCCGTACTGAGCCTGTAGAGCCATAACTTGTTAGGCAGATGGCTGCCTCAGGGTAGGTGTAAGCCCCACCCTATTCCTCAAACCATTGGTGGAAAGTTATACTTTTACCATGGAGACAGTAGGTAATTGGCTACTGCTGGTTATGACCTCAGGCTCTTCAACTCCAGCAGAGTTGATAAACAACTTTTTCTGGAGGGGTAGGGCCTGACTCAGTGGAGCTCAAGAGCAGATGTTGACACTAGCAGCTTCCTTTCCTCCGAGACGTGTAGTGCACTTCTCCCCCATTTTGCTGTGAAATGGCTGTCCCTTTTTAATTATTTAATTTCTTAATAGAACTGTTTCCAAAGTGAAAAAATGAGACAAATCCAGTAGCTCTCCTCGTCCTACTGAGTCCATGCAGCAACGTTTTTAATGTCAAACAATGCAGTGATTTTAGAAACCATGCTGTCTGATTTCTTAAAATGGGACAAAGTGGAAATTATTCACATTTATTCTACAATAAAAGCACTTTTAGTGAAATTAAACAATACAGTTAAATTGAATCCCCTACTACTATCATGTGTTCAAGTATGCAAAGGCAACATCAGTAAACCTAGAAAGCAAACATGGTGTTCGGGCGGTGTATGGGGATTGGCTGTTGATCTTATCTGCTTTTCTCATATTGTCCACAGACGAAGCCCCTACAGAGGCAGGCCCCCATACCACAGCACAGAGCGAGGTCTTTGAGCTGACCAAGTCTGGGTCAGCCCAGGGAGGGGGTGCTGCGGTCCAGCCAGTCATTGGCATCAGCCAGCGGATACGCACAGGACCCAAGAAGAAGGACCTGGGCACTCTCGGTATGTCCTGATCTCACTGCTGAAGCAGAGGGATTAGCATGTGATAGGGCCATAACGTGAGCCTCAAGGGATACTCTTAAAAAGAGTGGTCCAGCTTGATGCAGCTCGGCTTAGTACAATAGAATGAGATGGATATAAATGAGTTATAAAGGACTCACAATATTATCATAGGGATAAAATGTGAGGTGCACTGATATGCACATTTTCAAATGCAGACTGTATATAAACCTTTGAATTCAGTTTGGTAACCATAGAgcctgtgtgtcctgtctctctcaGGCTATGTGGTTGGCATCCTCATGATGGCCATCATCATCCTCATGGGGGTGGGCATCACCTTCGGCTACTTCTACAAGAGGTCAGTATCAGCCACTATGCTACACTAGGTGCTCCGACTGGAGACACAGAGCATTAAAACCCGAGTTATTGTCCACTACTTTGTTAGGTTGCATCATGTGGCATGTCTGAGTGACATAAGAAGTGGAACCCAGGAACCACTACACCAAATGGTGCTTCAGAGAGTAGGGACACACAATGTTACATTGATTTGCAACAAATGCTTATTTTTATAGCGCAGAGAGACCGAAATAGAACATGAACAACATTTTCCACTATATTGGTGATTCAGAACTCTGATGCAGCGTTGCACAGCTAGACTTGTGTCCATGACACAGGCAGCAGTTAAAGGCTTGGAACCTCTCAGGCAGAATGTCAGTGGGGTGAGGGAGGGCTTGTGTGGGCAGTTGGCACAGAATGTTACCAGGATGTGGAGCAGAGGCCACAGGCTGCCTCCCCCTCTACCCATCCTGTTGCCTCCCTCCACTACCCATCCTGATAGCGGTCTCTCTCCAATGTGATGAGGCCTGTTCAGAAGCCACAACAACATGAAAGCggaagggagaaaaaaaagagagcgcCTGTAGCCTGGCTATTTTAAGCACCCGTGTTTGATGTTTCTGAAGTAGTGGAGAGCATGCAGGAGTCCTGGGGGAGATGGAGAATCTACTGCAGTGGTGCAGCAGGCAGAGAGAAGGACCCAGTTCTGCAGATGGGGGATTCTGACTGATGGCCTCTGGCACAGAACTAAATGTTCTGGAGCTCCAAGTTTGGCTGTCCAATCTGATTATGTGACTGTCAGCGTTATCTATTCTAagaagctgggggggggggggggtggtgtgtttCAAGTAGCTTGATTTAAATCGGTCAAGGAAATTGATTTCTTTCTCACGC is a window of Oncorhynchus mykiss isolate Arlee chromosome 11, USDA_OmykA_1.1, whole genome shotgun sequence DNA encoding:
- the LOC110536104 gene encoding phosphoinositide-3-kinase-interacting protein 1 yields the protein MFLSLHFVLLSVAFVDSASIVEDCIRFNGVEYRGEQQSSSAGQTCLNWTNTTRDYDVMAYTDSQMGVGDHNYCRNPDSSEKPWCYVTGLDAQAQRQSCAIDTCKDEAPTEAGPHTTAQSEVFELTKSGSAQGGGAAVQPVIGISQRIRTGPKKKDLGTLGYVVGILMMAIIILMGVGITFGYFYKRGRDLKKQHEERVYEREMQRITLPLSAFSNPTCELVDENSIVIMAQEQTPTQEGMEGGDPLMGQQAGTPGA